attatttactgtattatttaCTGTTCACAAGCTTTGGAACTTGTAAACTTACCAAACCACATATGGCCTTAGTCAATTTCCTAAATTTCTTGCTTCGCAAACCTACAGAGTTGTCCTCCATCATGGAGTACATATCTGGGTCCAGATATCTGTAAATAAAGCATACattattacatctaaaacagttCAAGAGGTATATGTTGTCTTGTGCTAGACTCAGAAACATACTTCTCTATTTCCTTCTTTGCCTTTGGACTGAGCAGATCCATCTTGGTCATTATGTTGACTTGTGGTATTTCTAGCATCACCATAGCACTCAAGGCAGCCATAACTCCAGAAATAAACTAGATTATTAATTGAAACAAATATCAAATTTAGCACttcaattatttataatttaagcattttaaacagacacaGCATTTGGTCAATTTACCTTGAATGTCTCAACCATGAACTGTGAGTCAACCAAGAAGACACCACACACACGAAATTCCCATTGCTGTAGCTGTTCCACAAGCTGTCTCATAACAGGCAGATGAGTATACAGCTCAATCTGACCTGCAATCAAGAGAACACAATTAACACAAACGTGTCAATTCTCACTCACTACATTGAACAGTAGGACAGCTGAATTATTATAAGGCTGTACAGCTTCTTACCAGGGCAGTCAAATAGTATGTAGTCATCCTCCACATGACCAAGACTCTCTTCCAGCCAGTCAAAGTTATTGGCGAAGTACTCCATGCAAAAGACCAGTCCTCCATTAGGGCCGAATCTCAGGGAATCATCCTCCATAACATCATCTACCTGAATCAGTTCTCGAATATCTGCGTTTTAAAATTAATCACTGAAAATTACAGGACACCAGGGGGATCTGTAACACAATTTCTTTAAACACCAAGCATCAATGCTTGTAACATTAAAGAGCAATCTACTAGTAGATCATTGAGTGTATTTTAATAATGTGCTGTACAATATATCCACTGTATATGCATTCCTCACCTGCCATGACAGGGTAGTTAAAATGCTCTGCAGCTGGATCCAGATTCACCACCTGTACAGATCTGTTGATGGCCTGGCAATGTTCTATCATGGTGGCACAGTACGTACTCTGTGAAAACAAGAAATGACGTATGAGACAGGTTCCATAGATAACTACCAATATACCAAATAagagtaaaataatataaactgaAATTTCATTCTTATTTAGATTTACGATCTTTCAGAGAACGAAGCAGGGTCCTACTAACATATTAGTCTAACTTCGTCCAGTACTCATTTTACCTTTCCACTTCCGGCAGGACCCATCACCAACTGTGCATACCGAGGCATTATCGCTTTTTTGGCTCAAACAACACAAGATGTAAAATCGTTTTATATTGCAACGAAAACACTACATGTAATATGTTCTTAAAGCATTATATTCGCCGCTGCCTACAGCAGCCATGCTTCTTTTACGGTCGCCTACGGAAGCCTGCTGAGGTCAAAAGGATTGCACTCACTAGAACGTTGACGGATGCGATTAACGTTACAGGTCGACTGTCACTTCAGCAAACACTTCAACATGGATAAACACGTGAAATGTATTGAGAACGGCGATAAAAGCGATCTATACCGCAAGACGTCTTATTTGCCGCCAAGGTAAGATTGAAAAGATATCGAGAATCGCATGAAAAatcttataaatatttttttaagtcataATGTAGTATCCCATCTGATATAATGTGGTCTAAACAGGTCTAGGCTAAACCATGTGGAAGCTGGTAAGTTAATACTCATTTATTCTTTaagttttgtacatttttatatatgcacttagtaaattattattaaatatgaattGCAAAATGTACACTGTCAATAAAATAATAcgattcatttcaacatttagtGCATATTTATAATcaaaagttgtatctgttaacattataTGCatttgaaattaataaatgctgaaagttAGTAAACGCACTTACCAATGTATAGGCCTAaccttattataaagtgttacagaAACATTTGTTTCGAGATTTAAAGATTTGTACAGTTACTTTAATGACATGACAAACCTAtaattaatacaaatgtatatgtTGTAACAAATGAATTAATTTACTTTCTGTATGCTGGAGTTTAATTTTCTATACCCCATTAGAAACTGCTCTCGTGTGCTTTTAAGTTGTGAAATTTAGCAGAATTTACACCTTTTAAGTAATTAATATTGTGCCCTTTCTTGAAATATTATGTTCCTAAAGCCTATTACTACCTGTAAATATTACATCTTTATTTATAAGGCACACTCTTCATTTACTAATTGTA
The Triplophysa rosa linkage group LG19, Trosa_1v2, whole genome shotgun sequence genome window above contains:
- the gpn3 gene encoding GPN-loop GTPase 3; this translates as MPRYAQLVMGPAGSGKSTYCATMIEHCQAINRSVQVVNLDPAAEHFNYPVMADIRELIQVDDVMEDDSLRFGPNGGLVFCMEYFANNFDWLEESLGHVEDDYILFDCPGQIELYTHLPVMRQLVEQLQQWEFRVCGVFLVDSQFMVETFKFISGVMAALSAMVMLEIPQVNIMTKMDLLSPKAKKEIEKYLDPDMYSMMEDNSVGLRSKKFRKLTKAICGLIDDYSMVRFMPFDRTDEEGINIVLQHIDFSIQYGEDLEFKEPKELNEEPSNTNFDELFQDKADS